From Lycium ferocissimum isolate CSIRO_LF1 chromosome 12, AGI_CSIRO_Lferr_CH_V1, whole genome shotgun sequence, one genomic window encodes:
- the LOC132039380 gene encoding protein TIFY 10A-like codes for MASSEIVDSERFAGQKSHFSQTCILFSQYLKEKGSFGDLSLSIHHNFDSAGSTTMDLLLKIEKSGESAAMNTQKSMNLPAKSVAEVLPLESKSGTFSGLFVTTLAFCS; via the exons ATGGCTTCATCGGAGATTGTGGATTCCGAGAGGTTCGCCGGTCAGAAATCACATTTCTCTCAGACATGTATCTTGTTCAGCCAGTACTTGAAAGAGAAGGGCTCCTTTGGAGATCTCAGTCTCAGTATCCACCACAATTTTGATTCAGCTG GCTCTACTACTATGGATTTGTTGCTGAAGATTGAGAAATCTGGTGAATCAGCGGCTATGAATACTCAGAAATCAATGAATCTCCCGGCGAAATCGGTGGCAGAAGTTCTGCCACTGGAGAGCAAGTCCGGCACCTTCTCTGGCCTTTTCGTAACAACTCTGGCTTTCTGCTCCTGA